In one Culex quinquefasciatus strain JHB chromosome 2, VPISU_Cqui_1.0_pri_paternal, whole genome shotgun sequence genomic region, the following are encoded:
- the LOC119766970 gene encoding integrator complex subunit 8 has protein sequence MDVLKPTPVPPYSADETVLWFEFLLKPALLTKHLSKAAPDPSPTELITQFLSIAPENQNQNELNSPEADSMNKNEGLKYSKKQLALKILALKVAAYLRWDLGVLEKNLPLQRQVQLLSDLCSVTAGKAVNLPLSLVHECPIIGPDGSQHSLNFALTLYHRWVLRAQVIRGSVARSNKPFVHVAGVADTTPYSMRDDSFINSLEPFTNISIDFLNQVINDVEPFRILTFDSFVALDAHTDGVQQRFDLAIPISKAEIKAQIYYDLCLYYLYVQKYELAKQNIVLSKQNFDQIRQEYSVKPNKVFLYCSVDEEQLLGYMMACGVTGEPEGLLQRLNESVINHYSDIVAILKEDNIKREIPMTQRKILELNVEGFVSMGSPEAGTNDQKELELAVVALNVIRHVLDGDNILGSNVALQKYKQQQLKLIELMLQYGDEQFDELSLSDREVLKRYFLQTINLMNNPSGIEPILKSYQKLVSPQEFDDLKRQKAKEDVQFSGIGVQSDWSVCDSKLMRLEVGTFERQLITCTHASGVRKMLVKLAGTNPTKPLWSINPSWSIPMPMKQLLMSLQRGFLQDFAYILVGKSRELAAKKDYSAAIALLTCLKSETTRQDLANNPLVLKLGKMAAWEALLIQIQQVLDEWPKKPTDQVQFLRNCKQCLNASTSNDVAPRPKILEHCAVILLNLNDWNSLLNPDKRYPTLELCAAIAQAYLDIEKFKGTKKTSREAWDLILPMFVSQQSSRQRHTADTSGMLQLFLSKLRDPLVISIVLSLLAKLHNILKDETNLDLNAEYMFLWPTNVNNPAVYNIKVVYEMLNHLLAQSLRFYPNNIPWIKLKGDMEFANLNHEAAMRNYVGALIAGSEYLQRPLLDDFIIRRMIKCSSNLGCFMQAAVLCQFLDETDYGLAFKSVSEKTASFSDAMDSYYGCIWDPTLLEFIVNWHFKKGEHKRRLQAISYLNQLELNANNNEEIKREAAAVRKTRFLRSLAKQYML, from the exons ATGGACGTGCTCAAACCGACACCGGTTCCACCTTACTCCGCGGACGAAACGGTGCTGTGGTTCGAATTCCTGCTGAAGCCCGCCCTGCTGACGAAACATCTCTCGAAGGCCGCACCCG aTCCGTCTCCGACGGAGTTGATCACGCAGTTTCTGTCGATTGCGCCGGAGAATCAGAACCAGAATGAGTTGAACTCGCCGGAGGCGGACAGCATGAACAAGAACGAGGGCTTGAAGTACAGCAAGAAGCAGCTGGCGTTGAAGATTTTAGCGCTGAAGGTGGCGGCTTATTTGCGGTGGGATTTGGGGGTTTTGGAGAAGAATTTGCCGCTGCAGCGGCAGGTCCAGCTGTTGAGCGATTTGTGCAGCGTGACGGCAGGGAAGGCGGTCAACCTGCCGCTGTCGCTGGTGCACGAGTGTCCGATAATTGGGCCGGATGGGTCGCAACATTCGTTGAACTTTGCGCTGACGCTGTATCATCGGTGGGTGTTGAGGGCGCAGGTTATTCGGGGGTCGGTGGCCAGGTCGAACAAGCCGTTCGTGCATGTGGCGGGGGTCGCGGACACGACGCCTTACTCGATGAGGGACGATTCGTTTATCAACTCACTGGAGCCGTTTACGAACATCAGTATTGACTTTTTGAACCAGGTGATTAATGATGTCGAGCCGTTTCGGATTCTGACGTTTGACTCGTTTGTCGCGTTGGACGCCCACACGGACGGGGTTCAGCAGCGGTTCGATTTGGCCATTCCGATTTCGAAGGCGGAAATTAAGGCGCAGATTTACTACGATCTGTGTTTGTACTATTTGTACGTGCAAAAGTACGAGCTTGCCAAGCAGAATATCGTGTtgagcaaacaaaattttgaccAGATTAGACAAGAGTACAGCGTGAAGCCGAACAAGGTCTTCTTGTATTGTAGCGTCGACGAGGAACAACTCCTCGGGTACATGATGGCTTGTGGGGTCACTGGAGAACCGGAAGGCTTGCTTCAACGGTTGAACGAATCTGTCATTAACCACTACTCGGACATTGTGGCGATTCTAAAAGAGGACAACATAAAACGGGAGATTCCAATGACCCAGCGGAAAATCCTCGAATTGAATGTCGAAGGTTTCGTTTCGATGGGAAGTCCCGAAGCGGGTACAAATGACCAGAAAGAGTTGGAACTTGCCGTTGTGGCGCTGAACGTAATTCGCCACGTGCTGGACGGCGACAACATCCTCGGCTCGAACGTGGCTCTTCAAAAGTACAAACAGCAGCAGTTAAAACTGATCGAGTTGATGCTCCAGTACGGTGACGAACAGTTTGACGAGTTGAGTCTGTCGGACCGGGAAGTGTTGAAAAGGTACTTTTTGCAAACGATCAACCTGATGAATAACCCCAGCGGGATTGAGccgatcttgaagagctaccaGAAGCTGGTTTCGCCGCAGGAGTTTGACGACCTGAAGCGGCAAAAAGCCAAGGAGGACGTTCAGTTCTCCGGCATTGGCGTGCAGTCCGATTGGAGCGTTTGCGATTCAAAGT TGATGCGCCTCGAGGTCGGCACGTTCGAGCGTCAACTAATCACGTGCACACATGCCAGCGGCGTCCGCAAGATGCTCGTAAAACTGGCCGGAACGAACCCCACAAAGCCACTGTGGAGCATCAACCCGAGCTGGTCGATTCCGATGCCGATGAAGCAGCTGCTGATGTCGCTGCAGCGTGGCTTTCTGCAGGACTTTGCCTACATTCTGGTTGGCAAATCGCGCGAACTCGCAGCGAAAAAAGACTACTCGGCGGCAATTGCGCTGTTGACGTGCTTGAAGAGCGAGACTACGCGGCAAGACTTGGCCAACAATCCGCTCGTGCTAAAGTTGGGCAAAATGGCCGCCTGGGAGGCGCTGCTCATCCAGATCCAGCAAGTCCTGGACGAATGGCCCAAGAAGCCAACCGACCAGGTCCAGTTCTTGCGCAACTGCAAGCAGTGCCTGAACGCGAGCACCAGCAACGACGTGGCGCCGCGCCCCAAGATCCTCGAGCACTGCGCCGTAATTCTGCTGAACCTGAACGACTGGAACAGCCTGCTCAACCCGGACAAGCGCTACCCCACGCTGGAACTGTGCGCCGCCATCGCCCAGGCCTACCTGGACATTGAAAAGTTCAAGGGAACGAAGAAGACGAGCCGCGAAGCGTGGGACCTGATCCTGCCGATGTTTGTGAGCCAGCAGTCGTCGCGGCAGCGCCACACGGCCGACACTTCGGGCATGCTGCAGCTGTTTTTGTCCAAGTTGCGCGATCCGCTGGTGATCTCGATCGTGCTGTCGCTGCTGGCCAAGCTGCACAACATTCTGAAGGACGAGACGAACCTGGATCTGAACGCGGAGTACATGTTCCTGTGGCCGACGAATGTGAACAA CCCCGCCGTCTACAACATCAAGGTGGTGTACGAAATGCTGAACCACCTGCTGGCGCAATCACTGCGCTTCTACCCCAACAACATTCCGTGGATCAAGCTGAAGGGCGACATGGAGTTTGCGAACCTGAACCACGAGGCGGCGATGCGAAACTACGTGGGCGCGTTGATCGCCGGCTCGGAGTACCTGCAGCGCCCACTGCTGGACGACTTCATCATCCGGCGAATGATCAAGTGCAGCTCGAATCTGGGCTGTTTCATGCAGGCGGCCGTGTTGTGTCAGTTTCTGGACGAGACCGACTACGGGCTGGCGTTCAAGAGCGTCAGCGAAAAGACGGCGAGCTTCTCGGACGCGATGGACTCGTATTATGGGTGCATTTGGGATCCGACGCTGCTGGAGTTTATCGTGAATTGGCACTTTAAGAAGGGTGAGCACAAGCGGCGGCTGCAGGCGATTTCGTACTTGAACCAGCTGGAGCTGAATGCGAACAACAACGAGGAGATTAAGCGGGAGGCGGCGGCGGTTCGGAAGACGCGATTTCTGCGATCGCTGGCAAAGCAGTACATGTTGTGA
- the LOC119766971 gene encoding flap endonuclease 1 has product MGIKGLSQLIADVAPFAVKEGEIKNFFGRKVAIDASMCLYQFLIAVRAEGAQLTSVDGETTSHLMGTFYRTIRLLENGIKPVYVFDGKPPDMKSGELSKRAEKRDEAQKALDRATEAGATEDIEKFNRRLVKVTKQHSNEAKELLKLMGVPYVDAPCEAEAQCAALVKSGKIYATATEDMDALTFGSSILLRHLTFSEARKMPVQEFNYEKILKGFELSRDEFIDLCIMLGCDYCETIRGIGPKKAIELINKHRSIEKILENIDTKKYIVPEGWNYKQARELFITPDVTDPEQIELKWGEPDEEGLVKFLCGDRQFNEDRIRAGAKKILKTKSTATQGRLDSFFKVLPSTPSSSQKRKPEDKKTPAAKKAKTSGGKPGRKPK; this is encoded by the exons ATGGGAATTAAGGGACTGTCCCAGCTGATTGCCGACGTGGCCCCGTTCGCGGTCAAGGAGGGCGAAATCAAAAACTTTTTCG GACGAAAAGTGGCCATCGATGCCTCTATGTGCTTGTACCAGTTCCTGATTGCGGTGCGCGCCGAGGGCGCCCAGCTGACGTCGGTGGACGGGGAGACCACTTCCCACCTGATGGGGACGTTCTACCGGACGATCCGGCTGCTGGAGAACGGCATCAAGCCGGTGTACGTGTTCGACGGAAAGCCCCCGGATATGAAGTCTGGGGAGCTGTCGAAACGTGCGGAGAAGCGGGACGAGGCGCAGAAGGCGCTGGACCGGGCGACTGAAGCGGGAGCCACGGAGGACATTGAAAAGTTCAACCGGCGGTTGGTGAAGGTCACGAAGCAGCACTCGAACGAGGCCAAAGAGTTGCTGAAGCTGATGGGAGTTCCGTACGTGGATGCGCCGTGTGAGGCCGAGGCGCAGTGCGCGGCGTTGGTCAAGAGTGGTAAGATCTACGCTACGGCGACCGAGGATATGGACGCGTTGACGTTCGGTTCTAGCATTCTGCTGCGGCACTTGACCTTCAGCGAGGCCAGGAAGATGCCGGTGCAGGAGTTCAACTATGAGAAGATCTTGAAGGGATTTGAGTTAAGCCGGGACGAGTTCATTGACCTTTGCATTATGTTAGGTTGTGACTATTGCGAAACAATACGAGGTATTGGTCCGAAGAAGGCAATTGAGCTTATAAACAAGCACCGCTCGATCGAGAAGATCCTGGAGAACATCGACACGAAGAAGTACATCGTTCCGGAAGGTTGGAATTACAAACAAGCCCGCGAACTGTTCATAACGCCGGACGTAACCGACCCCGAGCAGATCGAGCTCAAGTGGGGCGAACCGGACGAGGAGGGTCTGGTCAAGTTCCTGTGCGGAGATCGGCAGTTCAACGAGGATCGTATTCGCGCTGGTGCGAAAAAGATCCTGAAAACCAAATCAACCGCCACGCAAGGCCGACTGGACTCGTTCTTCAAGGTGCTCCCGTCAACGCCGTCCTCCAGCCAGAAGCGGAAGCCCGAGGACAAAAAGACTCCGGCCGCGAAGAAGGCCAAAACGTCCGGCGGCAAGCCGGGCCGTAAGCCCAAATAA